GAACCCGGAGCCCGAAGGCGACATCAGGCCGGACCGGTTCCTGGACCGCGAACTGAGCTGGCTGGCCTTCAACTCCCGCGTCCTGGAATTGGCAGAGGACCACAATCTGCACCTGCTGGAACGCGTCAGCTTCCTCTCAATTTTTGCGTCCAATCTGGACGAGTTCTTCATGGTCCGTGTGGCAGGCCTGAAACGCCGCATCGCCACCGGCCTGGCCGTTCCCTCGCCCGCCGGCCTGAGCCCCGTGGAAGTACTTGAACAGATTGGTGAAGAGGCACACCGGCTCCAGCAGCGCCATGCGCAGGTCTACGCGGAGCAGATCAGGCCCGCCCTGGCGTACGAGCACATCCACCTGATGCACTGGGATGAGCTGGATGATCAGGCCAAGGAGCAGCTCAGCGCCATGTTTGCGGAGAAGGTCTTCCCCATCCTGACGCCGCTGGCTGTGGATCCCGCCCACCCTTTCCCGTACATTTCCGGGCTCTCCCTGAACCTGGCCGTAGTGGTCCGGAACCCCGTGAGCGATAAAGAGCTCTTTGCCCGCGTCAAGGTGCCTGACCAGTTGCCCCGCCTGATCTCCATCGACGGCCCACGTGCGGGTGCGGTTCCGGGCCGTGTGGCACGGTTCATCGCCCTGGAAGAGATCATTGCCGTCCATCTGGACAAACTCTTCGCCGGCATGGAGGTCCTGGAGCACCACACGTTCCGGGTCACCCGCAACGAGGACGTTGAGGTGGAAGAGGACGACGCCGAGAACCTCCTGCAGGCGCTCGAAAAGGAACTGCTGCGGCGCCGCTTCGGGCCGCCCGTCCGTCTTGAGGTCACCAACGACATCAACCCCAACATCCGTGCGCTGCTCATCCGCGAGCTGGGTGTCGAGGAATCCGAGGTCTACTCGGTCCCCGCGCCGCTCGACCTTCGCGGGCTGTCGGTCATTGCCCGAATTGACCGTGCGGACCTGCACTACCCCAAGCACGTGCCGCACACGTCGCGGCACCTCAACGAATCCGAGACCTCAAAGGCCGCCAATGTCTTCGCCGCAATGCGCCGCCGGGACATCCTGCTTCATCACCCCTACGACTCCTTCTCCACCTCGGTCCAGGCGTTCCTGGAACAGGCAGCGGCGGATCCGAAGGTACAGGCCATCAAGCAGACCCTGTACCGCACGTCCGGCGATTCCCCGATAGTGGATGCCCTGATCGATGCCGCCGAAGCGGGCAAGCAGGTTCTGGCGCTGGTGGAGATCAAGGCGCGCTTTGATGAACAGGCCAATATTTCCTGGGCGCGCAAACTCGAGCAGGCCGGCGTGCACGTTGTGTACGGCATTGTGGGACTGAAGACCCACTGCAAGCTCTCCCTCGTGGTCCGCCAGGAAGTGGACGGCCTGCGCCGCTACTGCCACATCGGCACCGGCAACTACCACCCGCGCACCGCCCGCTATTACGAGGACCTTGGTCTGCTCACGGCCAATGAGCAGGTGGGCGAGGACCTGTCCAAGCTCTTCAACCAGCTCTCCGGGTACGCTCCCAAGTCCACCTTCAAGCGTCTGCTGGTTGCGCCGCGTTCGGTCCGCTCGGGACTGATCGACCGGATTGAAACCGAGATCCGCAACGCCCGGGCAGGCATTGCGGCGCGGGTCCAGGTCAAGGTCAACTCCATCGTGGACGAGGCAATCATCGATTCCCTCTACCGGGCGTCCCAGGCGGGGGTAAAGGTGGACGTGATTGTCCGTGGCATCTGCTCGCTGCGTCCGGGAGTTCCCGGGCTGAGTGAGAACATCACCGTCCGCTCCGTACTCGGCCGCTTCCTGGAGCACTCCCGTGTATTCGCCTTTGCCAACGGCGGGGATCCGGTGGTCTACATCGGTTCCGCGGACATGATGCACCGCAACCTTGACCGCCGGGTCGAGGCCCTGGTTCAGCTGGCCAGCGGAGATGACACGAGGTACGTGCTGGACATGCTGCGCCGGTATATGGATCCGGACACGGCGAGCTGGCACCTGGACAACCAGGGCGAATGGGCCCGCCATCACCTGGCGGAGGACGGCACCGACCTTGATGACGTACAGTCGTGGCTGCTCGCATCCCGCTCACGCCAGCGTTCGTCGAGCCGGCGGTAAGGCCACAGCGTTGAAGAGCGATTCACCTATAAGCGACCAGACAGACCATCCGGGCGAGGCCGTAGCCGTCACGGCTGCCGGCGCACTGCCCTGGCGCATCAACAAGGACAAGCTGGAAGTCCTGCTGATCCACCGGCCCCGGTACGATGACTGGTCCTGGCCCAAAGGAAAACTCGACGCCGGCGAAACCATCCCCGAATGCGCCGTCCGTGAGGTTGAGGAAGAGATCGGGCTGACGGCAACTCTTGGGGTCCCGCTCCCGCCCATCCACTACCATGTCCCGGCCGGGCTGAAGGTTGTCCATTACTGGGCTGTGGAAGTCAACGGCAGCACCTTGCGACCTGACGGCAAGGAGGTGGACAGCGTGATGTGGTGCGCGCCGGAGAAGGCGGCCGGGCTGCTCAGCAATCCGTCCGACGTCGCTCCTCTCACGTATCTGGTGGCGGCACACGAGCGCAAGGAACTCCGTACCTGGCCGCTGGTGGTGGTGCGGCATGCAAAGGCCAAGCCCCGGTCGTCCTGGAGCAAGGCCGAAGGCGAACGTCCGCTTGCTGTCACGGGCATCCGGCAGGCGCAGGCCGTGGGGCGGCTGCTTCTGGTGTGGAAGCCGTCAAGGGTGGTCAGCAGCCCATGGCTCCGGTGCGTCGCCACCATTGCACCGTATGCCAAGGCAGTGGACGCGAAAGTGAAACTCGTGGACTCGCTGACGGAGCACCGGCACACCCGCAGTCCCCGCAAGACTGCTGCCGTGGTGGAGTCCCTGTTTGATAAGCAGCGGGCCATTGCGCTGTGCACACATCGTCCGGCGCTGCCGACTGTGCTGGACCAGCTCGCGGGACACATGACTTCGCGCTGGCGCGCCCTGCTGCCCGTCTCGGACCCCTATTTGGCCCCCGGCGAAATCATCGTCTGCCATGTGGCCCACGGCAGCAAGCACAGGATCGTGGCCGTGGAGCAGTTCAAGCCCTTCGACGACTGAGCACGTCCCGTTGCTCTATCACTTTTAGTAGCCATTTGCCGGTTTTAGGGACGAAAAGTGATAGAGCAACGGGAGAACAAGGCTCCTTTGGTTGAGTCAAAGCTCTTTGGGGGAAGCCATGCCGTCTGAATTTCCTTTGCCGCCGATGGTTTTGTTGTGGCCGTTGGCCATTGGAGTAGGCCTGTATCGGCTCCTGCGCTGGGCGGTCTGGGCACCCGGCGGCGGTACCTCGGCGGTCTCGGTGTCACAGCATGCCCTGTGGGTGGGCGTCATCGGCTGGATGGCAAGTTCGCTTCAGACCGCCGGTAACGCGGGTATCATCCCTGTAAATGCCGGGGGTCCTACCCTGCTGACGCCTGGGGCACTCCTTCCTGCGCTTGCCTGGCCCGTCATCGGCTGCCTGGTGGTTCATGCGATCGGCCAGGTCAGCTATCCGGGGCCTAAGCGTCCGCGCCGGCTTGCCACACTCTCTGTCAGGCGGGTGAAAGATTTCCTCCCGCGCCCCCTGGCATGGACTACCGCGGCGATCTTCGCAGCTGCGACCGGTCCCATTGCGTGGGTGGCCACGCTGCCTGGAATCCGTCCAGTGTCATACGGTGCTCTTTCCGACGGGCCCAACAGCAGCACGAGCATTGGCGTCGGCGGCAAATTGAGGCCTTGGATGCCAATGAAAACAGCCTGCTCCGGACCATCGCCATGAACCGCCTATTGCGCACGGTGGCCACTGTTGCCGCTGGACTCGCCGCGATAGCCGGCAACTTCGCCGCCCGCCCGGACCCCACAGCTGGCACGATGTCGTGGACCAATGCAGTTGCCATATGGGCCACAGCTGCAGTTCTGGTTATGTGGTGGTGGCAGCCGCCCCGGCTGCCCAGCGCGCAACCCGGTTCCAGCAAAAAACCGTGGCTGGCAGTCCGGGATCCGCCCACCCAGCTACCAGGCTTTCCGTTTCCAGTGGCGCGGCGTTGGGGCTGGCGGCGGTGGTCCCGGCGATTCCTGGTACCTTTCTGCTCACGGGCGCCATGATTCCGGGAGGCTATGGCCCCGGCGGGCTTCGTCGCATTGATGGCAACGGCGATCCTGCTCGCCATCATCGGCGGGGAGTTGCTGCTCCAACGGAATTACGGCACCGTCGATGCCCATAGTGACTGGCCGAGACAGGCGCTAAGCCCCGCGCTGCTCACCGCAGCCATCATGGCAATCCTCCTGTTGGCGGTTGTACTGATCGTTACAGCCGTCGGCGAATCAGGGCCGGGACAGGAGCCCGGCTGGATTCCGACGACGGTAGCTTCGGCCGTCGTCGGGCTCGTTTCTGTGCCGGCACTCCTCATTGCGAGACTCCGCAGCGGCATCGAGTCAACGATTTCCGGACTGGATGGGGCACTGCAGGCCATCACCATGTACAGGATTGTCCGCACACTTGCGGCCTTCTTCACGGCCCAGGCCGGTGTATTGCTCTCGACTGCCAGCCGGGCGTGGCCACCTGTCCTGGGCATCCCGGAAAATCCGGGGCCACAATCCTGGCAGCCAGCTGTCACGGCAGGAACCCTGATCATTGCAGTGGCGGTAGTGATTGCGGGGATTCCGGTGCGGAACCTGACGGGGAAACCTGCACGCCCGGCAGCTCGAAGTGAAGCGGAACCTGCCAGATGAATGCAGGCATATTTGTTGACCTCCGCTCGGCCACTCCCCCGTACGAACAGATCCGGTCCCAGATCAGCTCATTGATAGCTTTGGGCACACTGGCCGCGGGCGCACGGCTGCCCTCGGTCCGCAGCCTGGCAGCGGACCTGGGGCTCGCGGCGGGAACGGTGGCAAGGGCGTACAAGGAGCTGGAAGCGTCGGGGCTCATTGAATCCCGACGGGGCCGCGGCACGATTGTTTCCCAGCCCGGGACCCCTGGTCCCGGCGGAAGCGCAGCCGGAGGTGCGGTCCCCGCAGTGGTGACCGCTGCCGTCGACCGATTTATCCTTGCAGGACGGGACGCACTGCTCAGTGACGAAACACTGATGGACCTGCTGAGGGGAAGACTGCGGAATCACTGATGGCAAAGTCGGCGCCAAGACGGCGGCCAGCGTGCGGCGCAGAGCATTTTCGCGCGTTATGGCCTCCGTTGGGATTGATATTGCAAGCGGCAAGTAGACTTTAGCCGTGACTATTCCAACGCCTTACGAAGACCTTCTGCGCGATGTCATGGCTCATGGCACGCACAAATCCGACCGTACCGGAACGGGCACCAGCAGTGTGTTCGGACGCCAGCTGCGCTTTGACCTGGGCCAGAGCTTTCCGCTGATCACCACCAAACGCGTTCACTTCAAGTCCGTGGCCGTGGAGTTGCTGTGGTTTCTTCGCGGCGACACGAACGTGAAGTGGATGCAGGAGCAGGGTGTCACCATCTGGAACGAATGGGCAGACGCCGACGGCGAGCTCGGTCCCGTGTACGGCGTCCAGTGGCGAAGCTGGCCCACACCGGACGGCGGCCACATCGACCAGATTGCCGAACTCATAGACAACCTCAAGGCGAACCCCGATTCGCGCCGGCACATCGTTTCCGCGTGGAATGTTTCCGAGCTCAAGGACATGGCGCTTCCGCCCTGCCACGCCTTCTTCCAGTTCTATGTGGCTGACGGCAAGCTCTCCTGCCAGCTTTATCAGCGGTCCGCGGACATGTTCCTGGGTGTGCCTTTCAATATTGCCTCATACGCACTACTGACGTGCATGATCGCCCAGCAGGTGGGACTTGAGCCCGGTGAGTTTGTCTGGACCGGCGGCGACGTCCACATCTACGACAACCACATGGACCAGGTGCTGAAGCAGCTGGACCGCGAGCCGTACGAATACCCGCAGCTCAAGATCACCCGCAGGCCCGAGTCCATCTCCGACTACAACCTGGACGATTTCGAAGTTGTCGGATACCAGCACCACCCCACCATCAAGGCGCCGATAGCAGTATGAGCACCAACGATTCCCCTGAGTCAGCCATTGGCCCGATCCCCCTGATTTTCACGGAGGATGTCGCCGCCACAATGACGGGCATCGGTCTGGTGTGGGCACAGACCACAGCCGGTGTGATCGGCAAGGATGGCGACATGCCGTGGCACCTTCCCGAGGACCTCAAGCACTTCAACAAGCTCACCACCGGCCACCCCGTCATCATGGGCCGCAAAACGTGGTTGTCATTCCCCGAAAAGTACCGGCCCCTGCCCGGACGCACCAATATTGTGATCACGCGTCAGGAAGGCTGGGGACAGACGCCCGAGGCTGAAGGCGCAATGGCCGTTGGCTCCCTGGACGATGCCTTGCTGGAATCGCAGTTCGCGCCGGGCGGACAGAAGGTCTGGATCATCGGCGGCGGCGAGATTTTCAAGCTGTCCATGGACATCGCGGACATCGCCATTGTCACCGTGATCGATTCGGAGGCTGAAGGCGATACCTTTGCCCCCGAGCTGGGCGACGATTGGAAGTCCGGGACCATTGTGCCGCCGGAAGGCTGGATGACCGCCGCCAACGGCACGCAGTATCGGTTCACGATGTGGCGCCGGATGGAGGGCTAGATGCTGAAGAAGCCGGAAACACTCTTTGTCCTGGGCTACATGCTCCTGCCCCTCTTTGCGCTTCTTTCAGCCATTGTGGGTCTCACCATGATTCTGGGCGGCAACAAAATCATGGGCGCGATTGTGCTCGTGGTCATCACGCAGGTATTCGCCTTCGGCGCCGTTTTTGCGCTCCGCAAGCGCAAGGGTGCGCTGCTTGAAGAGCGCGACCCCGGGTAGGAGCCACGTTGGGTACTCCGCAGTGACGTAACCAACAGCGGTGGCCGGCCCCGAAGCCCTAAGCTGTTCTAATGACACATTCAGTTGGCCTCGTCGGTTGGCGTGGCATGGTCGGTTCCGTCCTGATGCAGCGTATGCAGGATGAGGGCGACTTCGCCAACATCAACCCGGTATTTTTCTCCACCTCCAACGCGGGTGGTGCCGCCCCGACGCTTGTTGGTGCTGCAGGGGGTGCAGCCGGCAAGCTCGAGAACGCGTTTGATATCGATACGCTGGCCAAGCTGCCCATTATTGTGACCGCCCAGGGCGGCGGCTACACCAAGCAGGTCCACGGCGAGCTTCGCAGCCGCGGCTGGGACGGTCTCTGGATCGACGCCGCCTCAACCCTGCGCATGAACGACGATTCAATCATCGTGCTCGACCCCATCAACCGCGACGCCATCGACGCCGGCCTGTCCGGCGGCACCAAGGACTTCATCGGCGGCAACTGCACGGTCTCCTGCATGCTTATGGGCCTCGGCGGACTGTTCAAGAACGGCCTCGTTGAATGGGGTACGTCCATGACCTACCAGGCTGCCTCCGGCGGCGGTGCGCGCCACATGCGCGAGCTGCTCAGCCAGTTCGGCACGCTCAACGCCGAGGTCAGCACGGAACTGGACGACCCGGCGTCGGCCATTCTGGAAATCGACCGCAAGGTCCTGGCACACCAGCGAACCGACATGGACGCCAGCCAGTTCGGTGTCCCCCTGGCCGGTTCCCTGATCCCCTGGATCGACGCGGATCTGGGCAACGGGCAGTCCAAGGAAGAGTGGAAGGCCGGGGTGGAGACGAACAAAATCCTGGGGACCTCCGGCGAAGACCACATCATCATGGACGGCCTGTGCATCAGGATCGGCGCCATGCGCTCGCACTCCCAGGCGCTCACCCTCAAGCTCCGTGAAGACCTCTCCGTGGCCGAGATCGAGAACCTCCTGGCCGCAGACAATGAGTGGGCCAAGGTGGTTCCGAACAATAAGGACGACTCCATGGCCGGCCTCACCCCGGTGGCGGCCTCGGGCACCCTGGACATCCCGGTTGGCCGTATACGCAAGCTGGAAATGGGCCCGAAGTACATCAGCGCCTTCACCGTGGGTGACCAGCTCCTTTGGGGTGCTGCCGAGCCGCTCCGCCGCATGCTGAACATCGCCACGGGCACGCTCTAGGGTTCTGCCGCTTACACGGCCCTGCCCCGCTTGAACGGTCCGGACCAAGGCCGCTTATGCGGGCCAGGGCCGTTCTTGCATGCCGGACCTCGCACAAGCAGCTTCCGGATTGGCCGGCACCGCTTCTGCGGGGCACGGCAGCTTGTGCGGAGCAGGCCTGATCAACCGGCGAGAAACCGGGTGTAACGCCCGGCCGCCTTCCGGAAGCCCGCCGCCACAGCCGGTCCCAGCGGCTTCGCCTCGTCGAACGGAACAGGCACGACGGCGGCCGTCCGGCTGGCGCCTTGCCGCGCCCAGGTGCCGATTACGTCCCCTCCGGCCACAATGGTCTTCTTGAACACGCCGTTGTTGCCAGGGACAATCTTCGGGGCGTGCTCCGGCGCCAGCACCAGGCTGCGGTCTGCGTAACCCAGCAGAAACTCGTCGAACCCCGGCAAGGCGAAAACCGTGCGCTGGCCGGGCACGCCGTCGTCGAGCAGTGCCGCAGTCTCCGGCGAAAGCCAGTAGCTGCTTTCGCCGAAAACCAACTCAACGAGCTGGCTCCGGACGTCTTCGAAGACGTCCCGGACCTCGGTCAGCGGAATCTGCGTCCACCAGGAGAAGTCCCGGAGAGTGGCCGGCCCGTGGCTGGCGAAGTACCGCAGCATAAACTCAGCGGTGGCCTCCCGCCGCTCAAACTTGCGTGAAACGGGGATCCATTCGTTGAAGGCAACCATCAGCTGCTGATTCCCGGCCATGGGGCCTTGCACCAGCCACGCGTACTGGCACAGGGAAGCGATCAGGTGGATGCCGCGCTGGTTACGGGTGGCCTGCCCTGCAGCTTCAAAGACATCAAACAGCTCCTGTCTGGTGGCAGCCCCGCCTCCGGAAACCCGTTCCAGGGCGAGATCACGGCATTTTTCGACGTCGGCGTACGAGATGTCGAGTTCGCGGTGCCTCGTGGCCACGCCCCGCATGAGGCGTTCGTTGGTTACGCCCAGCATCCATTGGAGGTCCTCGGGAATCACCAGGTGCAGCGTGCCGCGCATGGGCCATGAGCGGACCACCTGCCCGGAATCAAGTGCAGCCCTGACATCGCTCTGCCCTGCTCCGGGCACCCGCAGGCCAATGGCCCACATCGCCGCCGCGAGATCCTGCGCCTGAGTTGCTGTCATCCACTGGACGGCATCGGGGACGGACGCGAAACCCGGACCCAGCAACCCCTGCGAGGCCAGGCGCAGCCTGCCCATGATTTTCGAAGTGACCCGGATCCCCGCCGCAGTTGCCATGCCACTCATCCTAGAACGAGTGGCGGTCAATTACTGTCCGCAAATGCCAGGCCTGGCAGCCGTTCCTGTCTTGAGCTTGGCAGAACTTGCATGCGGTCGCTGGGCGCGGCCGCCGCCTTGGCCGGTGCGGCACAGTCTCGCCGCGCACGGCAAAAAGCCACGGCTGCCGCGGCAGCGGAACATGACGCCGCCGCGGAAGGTGAGATTAGAGCTCGAGGCCAATAAGCAGCGGTTCCGGCTGCAGCTCAATGCCAAAACGTTCGACGACGCCGCCTCGCACCTCGCGTGCGACCGCCAGCATGTCCGCTGCGGTGGCTGAGCCGCGGTTGGTAATGGCCAGGGTGTGTTTGGTGGACAACGAGGCGCGGCCACCGGACACGCTTCCGGTCTCCAGCCCGAAGCCCTTGCGGAATCCGGCCTGGTCGATAAGCCACGCCGCAGAAAGCTTGACGAGTCCGTCCGTGCCCGCCGGATACTGCGGTGCATCCTCCGGCAGCCCTGCCGCAACCTCGGCGGGGACAATCGGGTTGGTGAAGAAGGAGCCGGTGGAATACGTGTCCCGGTCCGCCGCATCAAGGACCATGCCC
This genomic interval from Micrococcaceae bacterium Sec5.7 contains the following:
- a CDS encoding GntR family transcriptional regulator: MNAGIFVDLRSATPPYEQIRSQISSLIALGTLAAGARLPSVRSLAADLGLAAGTVARAYKELEASGLIESRRGRGTIVSQPGTPGPGGSAAGGAVPAVVTAAVDRFILAGRDALLSDETLMDLLRGRLRNH
- a CDS encoding winged helix DNA-binding domain-containing protein codes for the protein MATAAGIRVTSKIMGRLRLASQGLLGPGFASVPDAVQWMTATQAQDLAAAMWAIGLRVPGAGQSDVRAALDSGQVVRSWPMRGTLHLVIPEDLQWMLGVTNERLMRGVATRHRELDISYADVEKCRDLALERVSGGGAATRQELFDVFEAAGQATRNQRGIHLIASLCQYAWLVQGPMAGNQQLMVAFNEWIPVSRKFERREATAEFMLRYFASHGPATLRDFSWWTQIPLTEVRDVFEDVRSQLVELVFGESSYWLSPETAALLDDGVPGQRTVFALPGFDEFLLGYADRSLVLAPEHAPKIVPGNNGVFKKTIVAGGDVIGTWARQGASRTAAVVPVPFDEAKPLGPAVAAGFRKAAGRYTRFLAG
- a CDS encoding dihydrofolate reductase, which encodes MSTNDSPESAIGPIPLIFTEDVAATMTGIGLVWAQTTAGVIGKDGDMPWHLPEDLKHFNKLTTGHPVIMGRKTWLSFPEKYRPLPGRTNIVITRQEGWGQTPEAEGAMAVGSLDDALLESQFAPGGQKVWIIGGGEIFKLSMDIADIAIVTVIDSEAEGDTFAPELGDDWKSGTIVPPEGWMTAANGTQYRFTMWRRMEG
- a CDS encoding NUDIX hydrolase — its product is MKSDSPISDQTDHPGEAVAVTAAGALPWRINKDKLEVLLIHRPRYDDWSWPKGKLDAGETIPECAVREVEEEIGLTATLGVPLPPIHYHVPAGLKVVHYWAVEVNGSTLRPDGKEVDSVMWCAPEKAAGLLSNPSDVAPLTYLVAAHERKELRTWPLVVVRHAKAKPRSSWSKAEGERPLAVTGIRQAQAVGRLLLVWKPSRVVSSPWLRCVATIAPYAKAVDAKVKLVDSLTEHRHTRSPRKTAAVVESLFDKQRAIALCTHRPALPTVLDQLAGHMTSRWRALLPVSDPYLAPGEIIVCHVAHGSKHRIVAVEQFKPFDD
- the asd gene encoding aspartate-semialdehyde dehydrogenase encodes the protein MTHSVGLVGWRGMVGSVLMQRMQDEGDFANINPVFFSTSNAGGAAPTLVGAAGGAAGKLENAFDIDTLAKLPIIVTAQGGGYTKQVHGELRSRGWDGLWIDAASTLRMNDDSIIVLDPINRDAIDAGLSGGTKDFIGGNCTVSCMLMGLGGLFKNGLVEWGTSMTYQAASGGGARHMRELLSQFGTLNAEVSTELDDPASAILEIDRKVLAHQRTDMDASQFGVPLAGSLIPWIDADLGNGQSKEEWKAGVETNKILGTSGEDHIIMDGLCIRIGAMRSHSQALTLKLREDLSVAEIENLLAADNEWAKVVPNNKDDSMAGLTPVAASGTLDIPVGRIRKLEMGPKYISAFTVGDQLLWGAAEPLRRMLNIATGTL
- a CDS encoding thymidylate synthase yields the protein MTIPTPYEDLLRDVMAHGTHKSDRTGTGTSSVFGRQLRFDLGQSFPLITTKRVHFKSVAVELLWFLRGDTNVKWMQEQGVTIWNEWADADGELGPVYGVQWRSWPTPDGGHIDQIAELIDNLKANPDSRRHIVSAWNVSELKDMALPPCHAFFQFYVADGKLSCQLYQRSADMFLGVPFNIASYALLTCMIAQQVGLEPGEFVWTGGDVHIYDNHMDQVLKQLDREPYEYPQLKITRRPESISDYNLDDFEVVGYQHHPTIKAPIAV
- a CDS encoding RNA degradosome polyphosphate kinase, with product MQPESAGTATAEAKAAPVRARFGSSEVPASRATQDRIDIPEFAPNPEPEGDIRPDRFLDRELSWLAFNSRVLELAEDHNLHLLERVSFLSIFASNLDEFFMVRVAGLKRRIATGLAVPSPAGLSPVEVLEQIGEEAHRLQQRHAQVYAEQIRPALAYEHIHLMHWDELDDQAKEQLSAMFAEKVFPILTPLAVDPAHPFPYISGLSLNLAVVVRNPVSDKELFARVKVPDQLPRLISIDGPRAGAVPGRVARFIALEEIIAVHLDKLFAGMEVLEHHTFRVTRNEDVEVEEDDAENLLQALEKELLRRRFGPPVRLEVTNDINPNIRALLIRELGVEESEVYSVPAPLDLRGLSVIARIDRADLHYPKHVPHTSRHLNESETSKAANVFAAMRRRDILLHHPYDSFSTSVQAFLEQAAADPKVQAIKQTLYRTSGDSPIVDALIDAAEAGKQVLALVEIKARFDEQANISWARKLEQAGVHVVYGIVGLKTHCKLSLVVRQEVDGLRRYCHIGTGNYHPRTARYYEDLGLLTANEQVGEDLSKLFNQLSGYAPKSTFKRLLVAPRSVRSGLIDRIETEIRNARAGIAARVQVKVNSIVDEAIIDSLYRASQAGVKVDVIVRGICSLRPGVPGLSENITVRSVLGRFLEHSRVFAFANGGDPVVYIGSADMMHRNLDRRVEALVQLASGDDTRYVLDMLRRYMDPDTASWHLDNQGEWARHHLAEDGTDLDDVQSWLLASRSRQRSSSRR
- a CDS encoding NF038396 family protein; this encodes MLKKPETLFVLGYMLLPLFALLSAIVGLTMILGGNKIMGAIVLVVITQVFAFGAVFALRKRKGALLEERDPG